In Acidobacteriota bacterium, the DNA window TCTACGCCGTGACCTTTCGCTGCCACGGTCTGACGGAGGAGGACTTGCGATCCCTGCGATCCCTGCGCTCCCGGGACGGTGAGTAGGCCTTCGGTCGATGGACATCCTGCACAAACCGCTGATACTAGCGACCATCGCCCTCTACGGCCTGTTCGTCGTCGCCGTGGGCGTCTGGGCCCTACGGCGCACCGCCGGTCCGCGGGACTTCTTCATCGCCGGCCAGCGCCTGGGCCTGTGGGTGACCGGGGTCGCCACCATGTCCGCCGCCTTCAGCGGCTTCGTCTTCCTCGGCGGGCCGGGGCTGACCTATCGGTTGGGCTTGGGCTCCCTGTTCATCGTCTTGCCGGTGGGGTTGACCGGCGGCATGCTGTGCTGGTGCGTCGGCAAGCGCCTGCGGCTTTTGGCGGAGGTGCGCGAGGTCTACACCGTGCCGGATGCCCTGGCGGCTCGCTTCGGCGGCCGCGGACCGGCCGGCTGGGCCGCGGTGGCGGTGGCGGTGGGGAGCGTCGGCTACCTTGGGGCGCAGTTCCTCGCCCTCGGCCGGCTGCTCGAAGTGCTGCTCGGCGGGCGCGAAGCCCTCGGTCCCTGGAGCCTGGCCCTGGCCATGGCCCTCGGCTTGGCGGTGGTGCTGTTCTACTCCGTGGCCGGCGGCATGGTGGCGGGGGTCTATACGGACTTCTTCCAGGGCCTGTTGATGCTCGGGGCCGCCGGGGGCGTCTTCTACTACGCCCTCCGGTCCGTCGGCGGCTGGCGCTCCATGACCGAGGCGATCGCCGGCTCGGGAAGCTTCGGCACGGGCTTTCTCGAACCCTTCGGCACCCTGCCGGTGCTCGCCGGGCTGGGGTTCTTCTTCGTCTTTGGCGTCGGTACCCTCGGTCAGCCGCACATGCTGCACAAGTTTTACATGCTCAAAGACCCCGAAAAGCTGCGCTGGCTGCCGCTGGTGCTGGGAGCCTCTCAGGCGCTGTGCGTGCTGATCTGGCTCGGCATCGGCCTGGCGGTGCCGGCGCTGGTGGCGACCGGTGAGCTGGCGCCTCTCGCCACGGCCGACGACGCGGCGCCGCTTTTTCTGCTCTCCCACACGCCGCAGGTGCTCGCCGGGCTGGTCTGCGCCGGCATTCTAGCGGCGATCATGTCCACCGCCGACTCTTTCGTGAACATCGGTTCTGCGGCCCTGGTGCGAGACCTGCCACGGGCCTTCGGCCGACCGCTGGCCGACGAATTTCGCTGGGGACGCAGGGCGAGCGTCGGGGTGGCGCTGCTGGCGGGAGTCGTCGCCTACTTCTATGACGACCTGATCGCTCTTCTCGGCACCTTCGCCTTCGGCACCTTCGCCGCCGCCCTGGTGCCTGCTCTGGCGGTGGGTCTCAACTGGCGGCGGGTGACCTCGCGGGCCGCCACCGCGTCCATCGCCACCGGCACGGTCGCCAACCTCGGCCTCGAAGGGCTCTCGCGCTACGAAGTGCTGCCCCTCGCGCCGGGTGCCATGCCGTCGGCCGTCGCCCTGGCGGCCTCCTTCACGGTGCTCTTCGCCGTGACCCTCGCGACCCCGGCGTCCGAGTCTCGGCCTACGCTGCCGCCGGATCTCGACCGGGCACTCTCCCTTTGAGCGGTTCCGTGATCCGGGTCCTCGTCAACCCGGCCGCCGGCCGCCGTCTGGGAGGCCGTGGCCTCGATCGCCTGGCGGAACTGGCCGCCGGCGTCGGGGCGCCCTGCGAGGTCAGCCGCAACGCCTCGGATTTGACCTTGCGCGCCCGGCGCGCCGCCGCCGACGGAGTCGAACGGCTGCTGGTCGCCGGAGGCGACGGCACCCTCCACCACGCCATCCAGGGCCTGGCCGGCAGCGGCTGCGCCTTGGGAGTGATCCCGCTGGGAACCGGCAACGATCTCGCTTCGGCCCTCGGCTCCCGGCGAGGCATCGCCCAAGCCATCGAGTACCTGACGACGGCACCGGTCGGTACCATCGACCTCGGCCGCATCGGACCGCCGGGCGAGCCGAAACGGTGCTTTTCGGTATACGCCGGGGTGGGGTTCGACAGCGAGGTGGCCGAGCGTGCCCACCAGGGGCGGCGCTTCCTCTCCGGCAAGGCCGTATACCTGTGGTCGGTCCTG includes these proteins:
- a CDS encoding diacylglycerol kinase family protein, with translation MIRVLVNPAAGRRLGGRGLDRLAELAAGVGAPCEVSRNASDLTLRARRAAADGVERLLVAGGDGTLHHAIQGLAGSGCALGVIPLGTGNDLASALGSRRGIAQAIEYLTTAPVGTIDLGRIGPPGEPKRCFSVYAGVGFDSEVAERAHQGRRFLSGKAVYLWSVLRTLVDFEPPTLRIEHDQGAFEGPAMFVTVANGPCFGGGMKIAPAARLDDGFFDLVVVRRVSCLALLRVFPRVYRGTHVSHPAVTIVRTRRARLESDRPLTAYADGEPAAALTGDGLEVEIEPGGLRVI